In Brassica rapa cultivar Chiifu-401-42 chromosome A06, CAAS_Brap_v3.01, whole genome shotgun sequence, a single window of DNA contains:
- the LOC103874318 gene encoding two-component response regulator-like APRR5 isoform X1 translates to MGEVSDEVVEVTVVEKAPEAGGGKLTRRKMRRKDAAEGGDGLVTWERFLPKISLRVLLVEADDSTRQIISALLRKCSYRVAAVPDGLKAWEMLRGKPESVDLILTEVDLPSISGYALLTLIMEHDLCKNIPVIMMSTQDSVNTVYKCMLKGAADYLVKPLRRNELRNLWQHVWRRQSSLAPGSNFPVDESLGQQKPEGASANNSTSNQVNGFQREEQPVIGNGGGGGGDDQSSCSRPEMQGESADVVEDIPRVSSKEAIDFMGASFRRNGQSHREESVAKHDTSRIELDLSLRRPDTSENHQPSLHPSSASAFTRYVHRPLQTQCSVSPLVTDQRKNVAASGGDDNNTVLINQYNVSEPPPSAQRRNEASFYNSSDSPGPPFSNQMNSWPGQGSYPTPAPIIHFPGPNHTSTMAPASVSPSPSSVSPHEYSSMFHPFNGKPEGLQERDGSMDMEERRHVSSATEHSGTGNHCSTNYIDYHHQQQQLLEKRSEEGYSSSVGKLQQSLQREAALNKFRMKRKERCFEKKVRYESRKKLAEQRPRIKGQFVRQVQSTETSTQEAPQ, encoded by the exons ATGGGAGAAGTGAGCGACGAAGTTGTTGAGGTGACGGTGGTGGAGAAAGCACCTGAGGCTGGCGGAGGAAAGTTAACGCGGCGGAAGATGCGGCGGAAGGACGCCGCGGAGGGCGGCGACGGTCTGGTGACGTGGGAGAGGTTTCTCCCGAAGATATCTCTCAGGGTTTTGCTCGTTGAAGCAGACGATTCCACCAGACAGATAATCTCTGCTCTCCTCAGGAAATGCAGTTACAGAG TCGCTGCTGTACCTGATGGGTTGAAAGCTTGGGAGATGCTTAGAGGGAAGCCTGAGAGCGTTGATCTGATATTAACAGAGGTTGATCTTCCTTCGATCTCCGGATACGCTCTGCTAACACTTATAATGGAGCATGACCTCTGCAAGAACATTCCTGTCATAA tGATGTCAACACAGGACTCGGTTAATACTGTTTATAAGTGCATGTTGAAAGGTGCGGCTGACTATCTAGTCAAGCCGTTGAGGAGGAATGAGCTGAGGAATCTCTGGCAACATGTCTGGAGAAGACAAAGT TCGCTTGCTCCTGGTAGTAACTTCCCAGTAGATGAGAGCCTTGGACAGCAGAAACCTGAGGGCGCGTCTGCAAACAACTCCACTAGTAACCAGGTGAATGGGTTTCAGAGAGAGGAACAACCTGTAATTGggaatggtggtggtggtggtggtgatgatcAG AGCTCATGTTCAAGACCAGAGATGCAAGGTGAGAGCGCCGACGTGGTGGAGGATATCCCAAGAGTCTCATCCAAAGAGGCTATTGACTTCATGGGAGCGTCGTTTAGAAGAAACGGACAAAGCCACAGAGAAGAAAGTGTTGCTAAGCACGATACTTCTCGGATAGAGCTTGATCTCTCCTTGAGAAGACCTGACACTAGTGAGAACCACCAGCCCTCTCTTCATCCCTCTAGTGCCTCGGCTTTCACACG GTACGTTCACAGGCCATTGCAGACACAATGTTCAGTCTCTCCCTTGGTTACCGATCAGAGAAAGAACGTTGCAGCGAGTGGTGGAGACGATAACAACACTGTGCTAATCAACCAATACAATGTATCTGAACCGCCTCCAAGTGCTCAGAGAAGAAACGAGGCCAGCTTTTACAATAGCTCTGACTCGCCTGGTCCACCTTTTAGCAACCAGATGAATTCTTGGCCAGGACAGGGCTCTTACCCAACGCCAGCTCCTATTATACACTTCCCTGGTCCTAACCACACTTCTACCATGGCTCCCGCTTCAGTGTCTCCAAGCCCTAGCTCGGTTAGCCCGCATGAGTACAGTTCCATGTTTCACCCGTTCAACGGTAAACCCGAGGGCTTGCAAGAGCGGGATGGTTCCATGGATATGGAGGAGAGAAGACACGTCTCCTCTGCAACAGAACATAGTGGAACAGGCAATCACTGCAGTACCAACTACATAGATTATCATCATCAACAGCAGCAGCTTCTAGAGAAGAGGAGCGAAGAAGGATACTCCTCCTCTGTTGGGAAACTTCAGCAATCTCTGCAACGGGAAGCCGCTTTAAACAAATTCAGGATGAAGCGCAAGGAGAGGTGCTTTGAGAAAAAG GTCCGTTATGAGAGCCGGAAGAAATTAGCAGAGCAACGGCCTCGAATCAAAGGGCAATTCGTTCGTCAAGTCCAGTCCACTGAGACCTCAACACAAGAAGCTCCACAATGA
- the LOC103874318 gene encoding two-component response regulator-like APRR5 — translation MVVLKEPPPPEKHKPAKKKQTKFLLSRTKHPDERKNLTGKDSGEPQPKFSLSSVKCCEMGEVSDEVVEVTVVEKAPEAGGGKLTRRKMRRKDAAEGGDGLVTWERFLPKISLRVLLVEADDSTRQIISALLRKCSYRVFPFHFSVAAVPDGLKAWEMLRGKPESVDLILTEVDLPSISGYALLTLIMEHDLCKNIPVIMMSTQDSVNTVYKCMLKGAADYLVKPLRRNELRNLWQHVWRRQSSLAPGSNFPVDESLGQQKPEGASANNSTSNQVNGFQREEQPVIGNGGGGGGDDQSSCSRPEMQGESADVVEDIPRVSSKEAIDFMGASFRRNGQSHREESVAKHDTSRIELDLSLRRPDTSENHQPSLHPSSASAFTRYVHRPLQTQCSVSPLVTDQRKNVAASGGDDNNTVLINQYNVSEPPPSAQRRNEASFYNSSDSPGPPFSNQMNSWPGQGSYPTPAPIIHFPGPNHTSTMAPASVSPSPSSVSPHEYSSMFHPFNGKPEGLQERDGSMDMEERRHVSSATEHSGTGNHCSTNYIDYHHQQQQLLEKRSEEGYSSSVGKLQQSLQREAALNKFRMKRKERCFEKKVRYESRKKLAEQRPRIKGQFVRQVQSTETSTQEAPQ, via the exons ATGGTGGTGCTGAAGGAGCCACCGCCTCCcgaaaaacataagccggcaaagaaaaaacaaacaaagtttCTTCTTTCCAGAACCAAACATCCCGACGAACGGAAAAACTTAACCGGAAAGGATTCCGGTGAACCACAACCAAAGTTTTCTCTCTCCTCTGT AAAGTGCTGTGAGATGGGAGAAGTGAGCGACGAAGTTGTTGAGGTGACGGTGGTGGAGAAAGCACCTGAGGCTGGCGGAGGAAAGTTAACGCGGCGGAAGATGCGGCGGAAGGACGCCGCGGAGGGCGGCGACGGTCTGGTGACGTGGGAGAGGTTTCTCCCGAAGATATCTCTCAGGGTTTTGCTCGTTGAAGCAGACGATTCCACCAGACAGATAATCTCTGCTCTCCTCAGGAAATGCAGTTACAGAG TTTTCCCTTTTCACTTCTCAGTCGCTGCTGTACCTGATGGGTTGAAAGCTTGGGAGATGCTTAGAGGGAAGCCTGAGAGCGTTGATCTGATATTAACAGAGGTTGATCTTCCTTCGATCTCCGGATACGCTCTGCTAACACTTATAATGGAGCATGACCTCTGCAAGAACATTCCTGTCATAA tGATGTCAACACAGGACTCGGTTAATACTGTTTATAAGTGCATGTTGAAAGGTGCGGCTGACTATCTAGTCAAGCCGTTGAGGAGGAATGAGCTGAGGAATCTCTGGCAACATGTCTGGAGAAGACAAAGT TCGCTTGCTCCTGGTAGTAACTTCCCAGTAGATGAGAGCCTTGGACAGCAGAAACCTGAGGGCGCGTCTGCAAACAACTCCACTAGTAACCAGGTGAATGGGTTTCAGAGAGAGGAACAACCTGTAATTGggaatggtggtggtggtggtggtgatgatcAG AGCTCATGTTCAAGACCAGAGATGCAAGGTGAGAGCGCCGACGTGGTGGAGGATATCCCAAGAGTCTCATCCAAAGAGGCTATTGACTTCATGGGAGCGTCGTTTAGAAGAAACGGACAAAGCCACAGAGAAGAAAGTGTTGCTAAGCACGATACTTCTCGGATAGAGCTTGATCTCTCCTTGAGAAGACCTGACACTAGTGAGAACCACCAGCCCTCTCTTCATCCCTCTAGTGCCTCGGCTTTCACACG GTACGTTCACAGGCCATTGCAGACACAATGTTCAGTCTCTCCCTTGGTTACCGATCAGAGAAAGAACGTTGCAGCGAGTGGTGGAGACGATAACAACACTGTGCTAATCAACCAATACAATGTATCTGAACCGCCTCCAAGTGCTCAGAGAAGAAACGAGGCCAGCTTTTACAATAGCTCTGACTCGCCTGGTCCACCTTTTAGCAACCAGATGAATTCTTGGCCAGGACAGGGCTCTTACCCAACGCCAGCTCCTATTATACACTTCCCTGGTCCTAACCACACTTCTACCATGGCTCCCGCTTCAGTGTCTCCAAGCCCTAGCTCGGTTAGCCCGCATGAGTACAGTTCCATGTTTCACCCGTTCAACGGTAAACCCGAGGGCTTGCAAGAGCGGGATGGTTCCATGGATATGGAGGAGAGAAGACACGTCTCCTCTGCAACAGAACATAGTGGAACAGGCAATCACTGCAGTACCAACTACATAGATTATCATCATCAACAGCAGCAGCTTCTAGAGAAGAGGAGCGAAGAAGGATACTCCTCCTCTGTTGGGAAACTTCAGCAATCTCTGCAACGGGAAGCCGCTTTAAACAAATTCAGGATGAAGCGCAAGGAGAGGTGCTTTGAGAAAAAG GTCCGTTATGAGAGCCGGAAGAAATTAGCAGAGCAACGGCCTCGAATCAAAGGGCAATTCGTTCGTCAAGTCCAGTCCACTGAGACCTCAACACAAGAAGCTCCACAATGA